One Misgurnus anguillicaudatus chromosome 19, ASM2758022v2, whole genome shotgun sequence genomic region harbors:
- the LOC141351207 gene encoding small integral membrane protein 36-like produces MSFIADDVEIDPVTLNLIILIASYVILLLVFLISCILYDCQGKDPTKEYAPDPMPNLNPAPIRLVVMQSSPANARWDQNKMVTTYEPPGVEKKSTLV; encoded by the coding sequence ATGAGTTTCATCGCAGACGATGTTGAGATAGACCCGGTCACCCTCAACCTCATCATCCTCATCGCCAGCTATGTCATTCTTCTCCTCGTCTTCCTCATCTCCTGCATCCTCTACGACTGCCAGGGAAAAGACCCCACGAAGGAGTACGCACCTGACCCCATGCCCAACCTTAACCCCGCTCCCATACGGCTGGTGGTCATGCAAAGCTCGCCCGCCAACGCCCGGTGGGACCAGAACAAGATGGTGACCACCTACGAACCTCCAGGCGTAGAGAAAAAGAGCACTTTAGTCTGA